From Styela clava chromosome 6, kaStyClav1.hap1.2, whole genome shotgun sequence, one genomic window encodes:
- the LOC120331063 gene encoding kelch-like protein 38 isoform X1 encodes MYMFFFQIVFKKFQLPSLQVLLFQHYSNMEVERTIPMDKSAHDAELLKNLNRMRENKMFCDFLIKAGSEEFPVHKNVVSAGSDYFKAMLSHDTKESEAGVVDIKKSNPVCVKKCIDFIYTGNGSVADENREELMLVAHMMQLQRLCDGIALFLENDLNPDSFVSTKRIAHMFECKKLIECCKTYGLDNFCLIASSSDFKLLEHDYISFLMESKMTKASVADKCKALLIWTQHEPDNRVKSFEENFRTFDFSKLRFEYVKYLVENEPLVFNSVKCWRPMMLRSYHKDKIDAKDHAWSGQNENNVIAVFDKTSKSIQAFDPVQKKWTKMQTITDKIASMQFAAVVLENDLYILGHDDSCFVLSNYSEPSNVWRKIASRNHSGRLQAVAFRGSLYAFDDSSRTSIAVEKLTPSEGLWSQFTNKPVAASECAVAATRDSIYCFGGYNGSVVLSHSLKLDPCVPNWQTLPNLPSKRAGACASEVGGKMFLMGGTPSPEYLDTMDYFDLLTETWVNATSMNRARYRFSSCHFSSRIYVCGGSKSSYDIEEYDPLQNSWKVIGTTSGKQIIDEASIALCLNTDYE; translated from the exons atgtatatgtttttttttcaaatagtttttaaaaaatttcagttaCCTAGCCTTCAGGTGTTACTATTTCAACATTATTCAAACATGGAAGTGGAACGAACAATCCCAATGGATAAGAGTGCCCATGATGCTGAGTTATTGAAGAATTTAAACAG AATGAGGGAGAACAAAATGTTCTGTGATTTTCTCATAAAAGCTGGATCTGAAGAATTTCCAGTTCATAAAAATGTGGTTTCAGCtggatcagattatttcaaGGCAATGCTGTCTCATGAT ACAAAAGAAAGTGAGGCAGGCGTCGTCGACATAAAGAAATCAAATCCagtttgtgttaaaaaatgcATTGATTTCATTTACACTGGGAATGGATCTGTAGCTGATGAGAATCGGGAGGAGTTGATGCTCGTTGCCCATATGATGCAATTGCAAA GATTGTGTGATGGCATTGCTTTATTTCTTGAGAATGATCTGAACCCAGATTCATTTGTATCTACTAAAAGAATTGCTCATATGTTCGAGTGCAAAAAATTGATAGAATGTTGCAAGACATATGGTTTGGATAACTTTTGCTTGATTGCAAGTTCTAGTGATTTTAAATTGCTGGAACATGACTACATTTCTTTTCTTATGGAGTCGAAGATGACTAAG GCTTCTGTTGCTGACAAATGCAAAGCATTGTTAATATGGACGCAACATGAACCAGACAACCGTGTCAAATCTTTTGAGGAAAATTTCAGGACCTTTGATTTTTCTAAACTGAGATTCGAGTATGTGAAATATTTGGTGGAAAACGAG ccACTGGTTTTCAATTCTGTTAAATGTTGGAGACCTATGATGCTCAGATCATATCACAAGGATAAGATTGATGCCAAAGATCATGCGTGGTCAG GACAAAACGAAAATAATG TAATCGCAGTATTTGACAAAACTTCCAAATCAATTCAAGCGTTCGATCCGGTGCAAAAAAAGTGGACAAAAATGCAG ACAATCACTGATAAGATTGCATCTATGCAATTTGCTGCTGTGGTTTTAGAAAACGACTTGTACATTTTGGGACACGATGACTCATGCTTTGTTTTGAGCAACTATTCCGAGCCCTCAAATGTCTGGAGAAAAATTGCTAGCCGTAATCACAGTGGAAGATTGCAAGCAGTGGCATTTCGAG GTTCTTTATACGCCTTCGATGACTCATCCAGAACTAGTATTGCAGTTGAAAAACTGACCCCTTCAGAAGGATTGTGGTCACAGTTTACCAATAAACCTGTGGCTGCAAGCGAATGTGCAGTTGCTGCTACCAGAG ATTCTATTTATTGCTTCGGAGGTTACAATGGAAGTGTAGTTTTATCTCACAGTTTGAAATTGGATCCATGTGTTCCAAATTGGCAAACTTTGCCTAATCTGCCATCAAAAAGAGCGGGTGCTTGCGCATCTGAAGTTGGTGGGAAAATGTTTCTAATGG GAGGAACACCTTCTCCAGAATATCTAGACACCAtggattattttgatttattgacGGAAACTTGGGTTAATGCCACAAGTATGAATCGAGCTAGATATAGATTCAGCAGTTGTCATTTCTCAAGCAGAATTTATGTTTGTGGAGG ATCAAAATCAAGCTATGATATCGAAGAATACGACCCTCTTCAAAACTCCTGGAAAGTAATTGGGACGACTTCGggaaaacaaattatagatgaaGCATCTATTGCCCTATGCTTAAATACAGACTATGAATGA
- the LOC120331063 gene encoding kelch-like protein 38 isoform X3 has product MEVERTIPVDKNAHDAGILENLNRMRENKIFCDFLIKVGSEEIPVHKNVVSAGSGYFKAMLSHDTKESQAGVVDIKESNPVCVKKCIEFIYTGTGSVADENREELMFVANMMQLQRLCDGIAVFLEDDLCAESFVSTKRIATTFGCKNLDDYCNKFAFEHFCQIATSDDFKFLEKKYVSFLLHSSDVKASVADKCKALIIWTNYEPSGRAEQFEENFKTLDFSKLQFEYIKYLVENEPLIHNSMPCWKSLFMMVMSQVSSKDHEFMAIAIFYKTSNSLQGFYPETKTWKTIKTLPNEISKKKFLAVLLDNDVYILGYDKTNFCLQNYTETNSTWQKLADRLVMGRLRAVVHGGAIYVFDDSSRTSTAVEKYDLLTRSWSSFTNKPVSGYECAVVSANGFIFCIGGIDGNRSVTTNQKLDPSVAKWSTAKPMPSGRCFAAAVSLNKSIYVLGGSPWGDCLSTAICFDITTETWTSVANMNLERSQFGSCILGNKIYAVGGSGPGSSTIEEYDDIQNKWKTIENLTGKGIFSEASFALCLPT; this is encoded by the exons ATGGAAGTGGAACGAACAATCCCAGTGGATAAGAATGCTCATGATGCTGGGATATTGGAGAATTTGAACAG aatgagGGAGAACAAAATTTTCTGTGATTTTCTCATAAAAGTTGGATCTGAAGAAATTCCAGTTCATAAAAATGTAGTTTCAGCCGGATCAGGTTATTTTAAGGCAATGCTGTCTCATGAT ACAAAAGAAAGCCAGGCAGGCGTCGTTGACATAAAGGAATCAAATCCagtttgtgttaaaaaatgcATTGAATTCATTTACACTGGAACAGGATCTGTAGCTGATGAGAATCGGGAAGAGTTAATGTTCGTTGCAAATATGATGCAATTGCAAA GACTCTGTGATGGAATAGCAGTGTTTCTGGAGGACGACTTGTGTGCTGAATCATTTGTGTCAACGAAAAGAATAGCAACCACGTTCGGTTGTAAGAATTTGGATGATTATTGCAATAAATTTGCTTTTGAACACTTTTGTCAAATAGCCACCTCTGACGATTTCAAGTTTCTGGAAAAGAAATATGTATCTTTTTTGCTACATTCAAGCGATGTGAAG GCTTCTGTTGCTGATAAATGCAAAGCGTTGATAATATGGACTAATTATGAACCAAGTGGCCGTGCTGaacaatttgaagaaaatttcaaaaccttggatttttcaaaattgcaatttgaatatataaagtATCTTGTGGAAAATGAG cCTCTTATTCACAACTCTATGCCTTGTTGGAAATCTCTTTTTATGATGGTTATGAGTCAAGTTAGCTCAAAGGATCATGAATTTATGG ctaTAGCTATCTTTTACAAGACTTCAAATTCACTCCAAGGATTTTATCCGGAAACAAAAACGTGGAAGACAATAAAA ACATTACctaatgaaatttcaaaaaaaaaatttcttgctgTTCTGCTTGACAATGATGTCTATATTCTGGGCTACGATAAAACCAACTTTTGCCTCCAAAACTATACTGAAACGAACTCAACTTGGCAAAAACTGGCAGATCGATTAGTTATGGGAAGGCTGAGAGCTGTAGTTCACGGTG GTGCAATCTATGTTTTCGATGATTCTTCTCGTACAAGCACAGCTGTTGAAAAATATGATCTTCTAACTAGATCATGGTCATCATTTACAAACAAGCCAGTGTCAGGGTACGAATGCGCAGTGGTATCTGCCAATG gttttatattttgcattggAGGAATAGATGGTAACCGATCAGTAACTACAAACCAAAAACTGGATCCATCAGTGGCAAAATGGTCGACTGCCAAGCCTATGCCATCAGGTCGTTGCTTCGCTGCTGCAGTTTCATTGAATAAGAGCATTTATGTGCTAG GAGGAAGCCCTTGGGGTGACTGCCTTTCCACTGCAATATGCTTCGATATTACAACTGAAACCTGGACATCAGTTGCCAATATGAACCTTGAAAGATCCCAGTTTGGGTCTTGCATTTTGGGGAACAAAATATATGCGGTGGGAGG GAGTGGTCCTGGTTCTAGTACTATCGAAGAATATGATGACATTCAAAACAAATGGAAAACTATTGAGAATCTTACAGGAAAAGGAATATTCTCTGAAGCTTCTTTTGCGCTGTGTTTACCAACTTGA
- the LOC120331063 gene encoding kelch-like protein 7 isoform X2 — translation MEVERTIPVDKNAHDAGILENLNRMRENKIFCDFLIKVGSEEIPVHKNVVSAGSGYFKAMLSHDTKESQAGVVDIKESNPVCVKKCIEFIYTGTGSVADENREELMFVANMMQLQRLCDGIAVFLEDDLCAESFVSTKRIATTFGCKNLDDYCNKFAFEHFCQIATSDDFKFLEKKYVSFLLHSSDVKASVADKCKALIIWTNYEPSGRAEQFEENFKTLDFSKLQFEYIKYLVENEPLIHNSMPCWKSLFMMVMSQVSSKDHEFMDDKMKTKNNAIAIFYKTSNSLQGFYPETKTWKTIKTLPNEISKKKFLAVLLDNDVYILGYDKTNFCLQNYTETNSTWQKLADRLVMGRLRAVVHGGAIYVFDDSSRTSTAVEKYDLLTRSWSSFTNKPVSGYECAVVSANGFIFCIGGIDGNRSVTTNQKLDPSVAKWSTAKPMPSGRCFAAAVSLNKSIYVLGGSPWGDCLSTAICFDITTETWTSVANMNLERSQFGSCILGNKIYAVGGSGPGSSTIEEYDDIQNKWKTIENLTGKGIFSEASFALCLPT, via the exons ATGGAAGTGGAACGAACAATCCCAGTGGATAAGAATGCTCATGATGCTGGGATATTGGAGAATTTGAACAG aatgagGGAGAACAAAATTTTCTGTGATTTTCTCATAAAAGTTGGATCTGAAGAAATTCCAGTTCATAAAAATGTAGTTTCAGCCGGATCAGGTTATTTTAAGGCAATGCTGTCTCATGAT ACAAAAGAAAGCCAGGCAGGCGTCGTTGACATAAAGGAATCAAATCCagtttgtgttaaaaaatgcATTGAATTCATTTACACTGGAACAGGATCTGTAGCTGATGAGAATCGGGAAGAGTTAATGTTCGTTGCAAATATGATGCAATTGCAAA GACTCTGTGATGGAATAGCAGTGTTTCTGGAGGACGACTTGTGTGCTGAATCATTTGTGTCAACGAAAAGAATAGCAACCACGTTCGGTTGTAAGAATTTGGATGATTATTGCAATAAATTTGCTTTTGAACACTTTTGTCAAATAGCCACCTCTGACGATTTCAAGTTTCTGGAAAAGAAATATGTATCTTTTTTGCTACATTCAAGCGATGTGAAG GCTTCTGTTGCTGATAAATGCAAAGCGTTGATAATATGGACTAATTATGAACCAAGTGGCCGTGCTGaacaatttgaagaaaatttcaaaaccttggatttttcaaaattgcaatttgaatatataaagtATCTTGTGGAAAATGAG cCTCTTATTCACAACTCTATGCCTTGTTGGAAATCTCTTTTTATGATGGTTATGAGTCAAGTTAGCTCAAAGGATCATGAATTTATGG atGATAAAATGAAGACAAAAAACAATG ctaTAGCTATCTTTTACAAGACTTCAAATTCACTCCAAGGATTTTATCCGGAAACAAAAACGTGGAAGACAATAAAA ACATTACctaatgaaatttcaaaaaaaaaatttcttgctgTTCTGCTTGACAATGATGTCTATATTCTGGGCTACGATAAAACCAACTTTTGCCTCCAAAACTATACTGAAACGAACTCAACTTGGCAAAAACTGGCAGATCGATTAGTTATGGGAAGGCTGAGAGCTGTAGTTCACGGTG GTGCAATCTATGTTTTCGATGATTCTTCTCGTACAAGCACAGCTGTTGAAAAATATGATCTTCTAACTAGATCATGGTCATCATTTACAAACAAGCCAGTGTCAGGGTACGAATGCGCAGTGGTATCTGCCAATG gttttatattttgcattggAGGAATAGATGGTAACCGATCAGTAACTACAAACCAAAAACTGGATCCATCAGTGGCAAAATGGTCGACTGCCAAGCCTATGCCATCAGGTCGTTGCTTCGCTGCTGCAGTTTCATTGAATAAGAGCATTTATGTGCTAG GAGGAAGCCCTTGGGGTGACTGCCTTTCCACTGCAATATGCTTCGATATTACAACTGAAACCTGGACATCAGTTGCCAATATGAACCTTGAAAGATCCCAGTTTGGGTCTTGCATTTTGGGGAACAAAATATATGCGGTGGGAGG GAGTGGTCCTGGTTCTAGTACTATCGAAGAATATGATGACATTCAAAACAAATGGAAAACTATTGAGAATCTTACAGGAAAAGGAATATTCTCTGAAGCTTCTTTTGCGCTGTGTTTACCAACTTGA
- the LOC144424575 gene encoding kelch-like protein 23, whose product MQEITAEIIKTEFLAVVLGNDIYVLGYDKRNYRLLNYADTSATWERLADRANDGRLRAVALNDTIYAFNDSSPSSKAVEKYQPSNDSWVHFIDKPISAWECAVLATEDFIFCIGGYVGYGTSISNTLKLDPAIPKWHTLQSMPSGRCFASAVELDQKIYVLGGSPWNIALATVICFDIKSETWTSVANMNHARYSSGSCILRDKVYVIGGKYSNDTIEEYDHVTNIWKVVGSLSGKSVYPEASVALCLQT is encoded by the exons ATGCAG GAAATCACtgctgaaattataaaaacagaATTTCTTGCTGTTGTTCTTGGAAATGATATCTATGTTCTCGGGTATGATAAAAGAAATTATCGTTTACTAAACTATGCCGATACATCAGCAACTTGGGAAAGATTAGCAGATCGTGCTAATGATGGCAGACTGCGAGCAGTAGCATTGAATG ATACGATATATGCCTTCAATGACTCTTCTCCTTCAAGCAAAGCTGTTGAAAAGTATCAACCTTCAAACGACTCCTGGGTTCATTTCATAGATAAACCAATATCGGCTTGGGAATGTGCAGTTCTTGCCACAGAAG aCTTTATTTTCTGCATTGGTGGCTATGTTGGCTATGGAACATCTATTTCCAATACTTTGAAGCTTGATCCTGCTATTCCGAAGTGGCACACTTTGCAGAGCATGCCTTCTGGGAGATGTTTCGCATCAGCTGTGGAGTTGGATCAAAAGATTTATGTTTTGG GAGGGAGCCCATGGAATATTGCACTTGCTACTGTAATTTGTTTTGACATCAAGTCTGAAACCTGGACATCAGTTGCAAATATGAACCATGCAAGATACAGCTCAGGATCATGCATTTTGAGAGACAAAGTATATGTTATTGGCGG GAAGTACAGTAACGATACTATCGAGGAGTATGATCATGTTACAAATATATGGAAAGTTGTTGGAAGCCTATCAGGAAAAAGTGTTTATCCAGAAGCTTCAGTTGCTTTATGTTTACAGACTTAA
- the LOC144424250 gene encoding kelch-like protein 3, translated as MEVERTIPMDKNAHDAELLENLNRMRENKMFCDFLIKVGSEEIPVHKNVVSAGSDYFKAMLSHDTKETQAGVVNIKESSPVCVKKCIDFIYTGTGAVADENREELMLVAHMMQLRRLCDGIAVFLANDLGPESFVSSQRIASMFNCVNLKEHCNAFALENFCSVVLSQDFKLLENDYFHFLMTAENVKASTADKCKALIIWTQHEPDNRVKFFEEIFKTFDFSKLSLEYVTYLVEKEASPFSR; from the exons ATGGAAGTAGAACGAACAATCCCGATGGATAAGAATGCTCATGATGCTGAGTTATTGGAGAATTTGAACAG aatgAGGGAGAACAAAATGTTCTGTGATTTTCTCATAAAAGTTGGATCTGAAGAAATTCCAGTTCATAAAAATGTAGTCTCAGCTGGATCTGATTATTTTAAGGCAATGCTGTCTCATGAT ACAAAAGAAACTCAGGCAGGCGTCGTCAACATAAAGGAATCGAGTCCagtttgtgttaaaaaatgcATTGATTTCATTTACACTGGGACAGGAGCTGTAGCTGATGAGAATCGGGAAGAGTTAATGCTCGTTGCTCATATGATGCAATTGCGAA GGCTGTGTGATGGAATTGCTGTCTTTCTTGCCAATGACTTGGGTCCTGAATCATTCGTATCATCGCAAAGAATTGCCAGCATGTTCAACTGTGTAAATTTGAAAGAACATTGCAATGCATTTGCTCTGGAAAACTTTTGCTCAGTTGTACTCTCTCAAGATTTCAAGCTCCTTGAAAACGATTACTTTCATTTTCTAATGACAGCTGAGAATGTGAAA GCTTCCACTGCTGACAAATGCAAAGCATTGATCATATGGACTCAGCATGAACCGGACAATCGTGtcaaattttttgaagaaattttcaaaacgtttgatttttcaaaactaTCGCTTGAATACGTGACATATCTCGTGGAAAAGGAGGCAAGTCCGTTTTCaagataa
- the LOC120331090 gene encoding kelch-like protein 7 produces the protein MASEDFFDAKQPERLMLSVNRLRGAESLCDFVIKVGEKSFPVHRLILAASSHYFEGMFLSNMKEVKDGFVEIKDIDESGIEQCIEFIYKGKAKISMKNIQNMLHASDLLQIEALKILCSKFLLKNLSSDTCLTVVHLADIFSLADVKNQAELVVVNNFDFVLSSDAFSSITKNDLLRYINNLNVTYQTTWKAILKFVEINSSAVKKHFREFLNGIEIKKFPFEFILKTILEEPFVKDNKETSDFVIAFLISDNEFLEKNLDIDNCFTLKSLAQNLSSDSAKIIINQFLEVNFEGIVKKQEFCLISKEEIVCLLSSHKIECVPETVKYNAAIDWVKHDLQNRKKEFQGLFSLVKLEKIPLDFLQNTVKFQTLVKKSEKCTEMLMNELFSRLSIAQIQLGQQIFIPANVFQHVHGEMSHRVLRGIILEGFPPQIHAIEIIYYFHGGSFQGLSYRT, from the exons ATGGCATCGGAAGATTTTTTTGACGCGAAGCAACCTGAACGTCTCATGTTATCAGTGAACAGGTTGAGAGGAGCTGAATCTCTTTGTGATTTTGTGATCAAAGTTGGAGAAAAATCATTCCCGGTGCATCGTTTAATTTTAGCAGCCTCATCTCACTATTTTGAAGGTATGTTCTTAAGCAACATGAAGGAAGTCAAAGATGGGTTTGTGGAAATAAAAGATATAGATGAAAGTGGAATTGAACAATGCATTGAGTTCATTTATAAGGGAAAAGCAAAGATTagcatgaaaaatattcaaaatatgttgCATGCATCGGATTTGTTACAAATTGAAGCCCTAAAAATTCTCTGCTCCAAATTCTTGCTAAAAAATCTTTCATCAGATACTTGTCTCACTGTAGTCCACCTGGCTGATATCTTTAGTCTTGCTGATGTAAAAAATCAGGCAGAACTAGTTGttgtcaataattttgattttgttctcTCTTCCGATGCTTTTTCCTCGATTACTAAAAACGATCTTCTTCGATACATCAACAATTTGAACGTGACATATCAAACTACATGGAAAGCTATATTGAAATTTGTAGAAATAAATAGCAGTGCCGTAAAAAAACATTTCAGGGAATTTCTCAatggaattgaaataaaaaaatttccatttgaATTCATTCTAAAAACTATATTGGAAGAACCTTTCGTGAAAGACAACAAAGAGACAAGTGATTTTGTGATTGCTTTTCTAATTTCGGACAATGAATTTCTTGAGAAAAATTTGGATATTGATAACTGCTTCACTCTGAAGAGCCTGGCCCAGAATCTTAGTTCAGACTCggcaaaaattataataaatcaaTTCCTGGAAGTTAACTTTGAAGGTATAGTCAAAAAACAAGAGTTTTGTTTAATCAGCAAAGAGGAGATTGTCTGCCTCTTGAGCTCCCATAAAATTGAATGTGTGCCTGAGACTGTTAAATATAATGCAGCAATTGATTGGGTCAAACATGATCTTCAAAACCGTAAAAAAGAATTCCAAGGCTTATTCAGTCTTGTAAAGCTTGAAAAGATTCCTCTCGATTTCCTTCAAAATACAGTTAAGTTTCAAACATTGGTGAAAAAATCTGAAAAGTGCACAGAAATGCTAATGAATGAATTGTTTTCACGTTTATCAATTGCTCAAATTCAGCTTGGTCAGCAAATATTTATTCCAGCTAATGTTTTCCAACATGTGCATGGAGAGATGTCACATCGTGTTTTGAGAGGAATTATATTAGAAGGCTTTCCACCACAAATACACGCTATTGAAATTATATATTACTTTCATGGTGGAAGTTTTCAG ggACTATCTTATCGAACCTAG